The following are from one region of the Natronosporangium hydrolyticum genome:
- a CDS encoding spermidine synthase, translating to MGGRRRGPEQINEQVDFGEAELVRDPDRPNGWTLLLDGTPQSYVETSQPTWLEFEYVRQLGAVVDLLAPARDPLHVLHLGAGALTLPRYIAATRPGSVQRVVERDAALIALVRRVLPPPRGADLRVRTGDARQVVESTRADRFDLVVNDVYSGARMPGRLTSTEFVAEVARVLRPGGWYAANLADRKPLSFARSQAATLRAVFDQVCVIAEPGTLRGRRFGNLVLVATDRGRLPVAKLTRRVAAEAFPARVLDGEELDRFIAGAPPVTDQGAADSPEPPRSIFSSR from the coding sequence ATGGGTGGGAGACGCCGGGGTCCGGAGCAGATCAACGAGCAGGTCGACTTCGGCGAGGCCGAGCTGGTCCGGGACCCGGACCGGCCGAACGGGTGGACGCTGCTGCTAGACGGCACTCCCCAGTCATACGTCGAGACGTCCCAGCCGACCTGGCTCGAATTCGAGTACGTCCGGCAACTCGGGGCGGTGGTGGACCTGTTGGCGCCGGCCCGCGACCCGCTACACGTCCTCCACCTCGGCGCCGGGGCGCTGACCCTCCCCCGGTACATCGCGGCCACCCGCCCCGGCTCGGTGCAGCGGGTGGTAGAACGCGACGCCGCCCTGATCGCGCTGGTACGCCGGGTGCTGCCGCCGCCGCGCGGGGCGGACCTGCGGGTGCGGACCGGGGACGCGCGCCAGGTGGTGGAGTCGACCCGGGCCGACCGGTTCGACCTGGTGGTCAACGATGTCTACAGCGGGGCGCGGATGCCCGGCCGGCTCACCTCCACCGAGTTCGTCGCCGAGGTGGCGCGGGTGCTGCGGCCCGGCGGCTGGTACGCCGCCAACCTCGCCGATCGTAAGCCGTTGAGCTTCGCCCGATCCCAGGCCGCGACGCTCCGCGCCGTCTTCGACCAGGTGTGTGTCATCGCGGAGCCGGGCACGCTGCGGGGCCGGCGGTTCGGCAACCTGGTGCTGGTCGCGACCGATCGGGGCCGGCTGCCGGTGGCGAAGCTGACCCGGCGGGTGGCGGCCGAGGCGTTCCCGGCGCGGGTGCTCGACGGCGAGGAGCTGGACCGCTTCATCGCCGGCGCGCCGCCGGTCACCGATCAGGGGGCGGCGGACTCGCCAGAGCCGCCGAGATCGATCTTCTCTAGCCGGTAG
- a CDS encoding phosphoribosyl-ATP diphosphatase: MKTFEELFAELQAKAAAGTPGSGTVAALDAGVHAIGKKVLEEAAESWLAAEHEGPERTAEEISQLLYHTQVLMLAAGLELKDVYRHL, encoded by the coding sequence GTGAAGACCTTCGAGGAGCTGTTCGCCGAGCTGCAGGCCAAGGCGGCGGCGGGCACCCCCGGTTCGGGGACCGTCGCGGCGCTCGACGCCGGCGTGCATGCGATCGGCAAGAAGGTGTTGGAGGAGGCGGCCGAGTCGTGGCTGGCCGCCGAGCATGAAGGGCCGGAGCGCACGGCCGAGGAGATTTCGCAGCTGCTCTACCACACCCAGGTGCTGATGCTCGCCGCTGGGCTGGAGCTCAAGGATGTCTACCGACATCTGTAG
- the pheT gene encoding phenylalanine--tRNA ligase subunit beta, which translates to MRVSVSWLREYVDAPTDPAVLEPALVRVGLEVEEIDDLRASVSGPLVIGRVAEIEELTGLKKPIRYCQVAVGESEPRGIICGATNFAVGDLVPVALPGAVLPGGFAITARKTYGRVSDGMICSAKELGIGEDHAGIMVLPGGAGIPGADARPAVGLDDVVVELDSKPLRGHCFSVRGVARELSHSLGLPYRDPADIDPAPPGATAEPAHPVTVMDPTGCDRFATRLVRGIDPAAPSPEWLRQRLVHAGVRPISLAVDITNYLMLELGQPMHAFDADRLHGPLVVRRARSGERLVTLDGVDRALDPTDMIICDDTGPISLAAVMGGQTSEIVPETVNVLFEAAHWEPTMVGRTARRHKLPSEAAKRWERGVDPQVSLVALQRAVELLVTHAGGEVDDRVGDIDTVAEPAAIVIPADLPSRIAGVTYPPERVVELLAEIGCAVEQTGDRLQVTPPSWRADLTDPADLVEEVARLDGYDRIPSVLPQTPPGAGLTPAQRRRRTVGRALAEAGYVEALCYPFVGEAAWEAFGLGDDDPRRETVRIANPISGQEPSLRSTLLPPLLAALRRNLGRGAREVALYEIGSVFRSSGRSGVPPRLPVTHRPEDAQLAAAQQHVPSQEWHAAAVIAGDASPAGWWGAGRPADWADAVQAARTVLAAAGLPEAQFEVRAAEYAPWHPGRCAEFRVADQVVGHAGELHPAVCEAMELPKRTCAMELDLDAVPLPGVAPAPRFASYPPALIDVALVVANEVPAADVHQALLAGAGELLESVRLFDVYTGEQVGAGRKSLAYKLVFRSVDRTLTVEEAVAARDAAVAVAAERVGAELRGA; encoded by the coding sequence GTGCGGGTGAGCGTCTCCTGGCTTCGGGAGTATGTAGACGCGCCGACCGACCCGGCGGTGTTGGAGCCGGCGCTGGTGCGGGTCGGGCTGGAGGTCGAGGAGATCGACGACCTTCGGGCCAGCGTCAGCGGGCCACTGGTGATCGGCCGGGTCGCCGAGATCGAGGAGCTGACCGGGCTGAAGAAGCCGATCCGCTACTGCCAGGTGGCGGTCGGCGAGTCGGAGCCGCGGGGGATCATCTGCGGTGCCACCAACTTCGCCGTCGGCGACCTGGTGCCGGTGGCGTTGCCCGGGGCGGTGCTGCCCGGCGGCTTCGCGATCACCGCCCGCAAGACGTACGGTCGGGTCTCCGACGGGATGATCTGCTCGGCGAAGGAGCTGGGCATCGGCGAGGACCACGCGGGGATCATGGTCCTGCCCGGTGGGGCGGGGATACCCGGCGCGGACGCCCGGCCGGCCGTCGGGCTCGACGACGTGGTGGTGGAGCTGGACTCCAAGCCGCTGCGCGGGCACTGCTTCTCGGTCCGCGGGGTGGCCCGGGAGCTGTCCCACTCGCTCGGGTTGCCCTACCGCGACCCCGCCGACATCGACCCGGCCCCACCGGGGGCGACCGCCGAGCCGGCCCACCCGGTGACGGTGATGGACCCCACCGGCTGCGACCGTTTCGCGACCCGGCTGGTGCGCGGTATCGACCCGGCGGCGCCGTCGCCCGAGTGGCTGCGGCAGCGGCTGGTCCACGCCGGCGTGCGGCCGATCAGCCTGGCCGTAGACATCACCAACTACCTGATGCTCGAGCTCGGCCAGCCGATGCACGCCTTCGACGCCGACCGGCTGCACGGCCCACTGGTGGTCCGCCGGGCCCGGTCGGGAGAGCGGCTGGTCACCCTTGACGGAGTCGACCGGGCATTGGACCCGACCGACATGATCATCTGCGACGACACCGGACCGATCTCGCTCGCCGCGGTGATGGGCGGGCAGACCAGCGAGATCGTCCCGGAGACGGTGAACGTGCTCTTCGAGGCCGCCCACTGGGAACCGACCATGGTGGGCCGGACCGCCCGCCGGCACAAGCTGCCCAGCGAGGCGGCGAAGCGCTGGGAGCGGGGGGTGGACCCGCAGGTGTCGCTGGTGGCGCTGCAGCGGGCGGTCGAGCTGCTGGTGACCCACGCCGGTGGCGAGGTGGACGATCGGGTCGGCGATATCGACACCGTCGCGGAGCCGGCCGCGATAGTCATCCCGGCCGACCTGCCGTCGCGGATCGCCGGGGTCACCTACCCGCCGGAGCGGGTGGTCGAGCTGCTGGCGGAGATCGGCTGCGCCGTCGAGCAGACCGGTGACCGGCTACAGGTCACGCCCCCGAGTTGGCGGGCGGACCTGACCGACCCGGCTGACCTGGTCGAAGAGGTCGCCCGGCTCGACGGGTACGACCGGATCCCCAGCGTGCTGCCGCAGACGCCGCCGGGTGCCGGGCTGACGCCGGCGCAGCGCCGTCGCCGTACCGTGGGCCGGGCGCTCGCCGAGGCCGGGTACGTCGAGGCGTTGTGCTACCCGTTCGTCGGGGAGGCGGCCTGGGAGGCGTTCGGGCTCGGCGACGACGACCCGCGCCGGGAGACGGTGCGGATCGCCAACCCGATCTCCGGGCAGGAGCCGTCGCTGCGGAGCACGCTGCTGCCGCCGCTGCTGGCCGCGCTTCGCCGTAACCTGGGCCGGGGCGCGCGCGAGGTGGCGCTCTACGAAATCGGTTCGGTGTTCCGGTCGAGTGGGCGGTCCGGCGTGCCGCCTAGGCTTCCGGTCACCCACCGCCCCGAGGATGCGCAGCTCGCCGCCGCGCAACAGCACGTGCCGTCGCAGGAGTGGCACGCCGCGGCGGTGATCGCCGGTGACGCCTCGCCGGCCGGGTGGTGGGGTGCCGGCCGACCGGCGGACTGGGCCGACGCGGTGCAGGCGGCGCGTACGGTGCTCGCCGCGGCCGGCCTGCCGGAAGCGCAGTTCGAGGTACGCGCGGCGGAGTACGCACCGTGGCACCCGGGCCGGTGTGCGGAGTTCCGGGTGGCTGATCAGGTGGTCGGGCATGCCGGCGAGCTGCATCCGGCGGTGTGTGAGGCGATGGAGCTGCCGAAGCGTACCTGTGCCATGGAGCTGGACCTGGACGCCGTGCCCCTGCCCGGGGTCGCACCGGCGCCGCGGTTTGCTAGCTACCCGCCAGCGTTGATCGATGTCGCGTTGGTGGTAGCCAACGAGGTCCCCGCCGCCGATGTCCACCAGGCGTTGCTAGCCGGGGCCGGGGAGTTGCTGGAGTCGGTGCGACTGTTCGACGTCTACACCGGGGAGCAGGTCGGGGCCGGGCGCAAGTCGCTCGCTTACAAACTGGTGTTCCGGTCGGTCGACCGCACGCTCACGGTAGAGGAGGCGGTCGCCGCCCGGGACGCCGCAGTCGCCGTGGCGGCGGAGCGGGTCGGTGCGGAGCTACGCGGCGCCTGA
- a CDS encoding PH domain-containing protein: MTEPAAESDQLAPVVYRPRQIRVVAWIAAIVVVVAAIALSAALAGPINESGPATFTLVDRLGLLGLGLIGAAMLLTLTRPLVAADEAGIRVRNVLGDRRLSWGVVRAVRYERGASWAVLELADDDVLGVLAVQAVDKERAVAAARALRARHAAYHRRASSSSQ; the protein is encoded by the coding sequence GTGACCGAGCCTGCCGCCGAGTCTGACCAGCTCGCCCCCGTCGTCTATCGGCCACGCCAGATCCGGGTGGTGGCCTGGATCGCGGCGATCGTCGTGGTGGTCGCAGCGATCGCGCTGAGCGCCGCGCTGGCCGGCCCGATCAACGAAAGTGGCCCGGCTACCTTTACTCTCGTCGATCGGCTGGGACTACTTGGGCTGGGTCTGATCGGCGCGGCGATGTTGCTGACGCTGACCCGCCCGTTGGTCGCCGCCGACGAGGCGGGGATCCGGGTCCGTAATGTGCTCGGCGACCGCCGCCTCTCCTGGGGGGTGGTCCGGGCGGTGCGATATGAGCGCGGCGCTTCCTGGGCGGTGCTTGAGTTGGCGGACGACGATGTGCTCGGGGTGCTGGCGGTGCAGGCGGTCGACAAGGAGCGGGCGGTTGCGGCGGCGCGGGCGCTGCGGGCTCGGCACGCGGCCTATCACCGCCGCGCCAGTTCGTCGAGCCAATGA
- the ribH gene encoding 6,7-dimethyl-8-ribityllumazine synthase — MSRTELSERAPVAADGLVLGVVATRWHQDLTDQLLARAVAAGEACRTAETVTVRVDGAVELPVVAQALARRCDAVVALGVVLRGETAHFEYVCRSVTDGLTRVALDSATPVAHGVLTVDEISQARARAGLPDSVEDKGWDATVAALDAALVIRTVRG, encoded by the coding sequence GTGAGCCGGACCGAGCTCAGCGAGCGGGCGCCGGTAGCCGCTGACGGGCTGGTGCTCGGGGTGGTGGCCACCCGCTGGCATCAGGACCTCACCGATCAGCTGCTGGCGCGCGCGGTGGCGGCGGGCGAGGCCTGCCGGACCGCGGAGACGGTGACCGTGCGGGTGGACGGCGCGGTGGAGCTGCCGGTGGTGGCCCAGGCACTGGCCCGGCGTTGTGACGCGGTGGTGGCGCTCGGGGTGGTGCTCCGGGGTGAGACCGCCCACTTCGAGTACGTGTGCCGGTCGGTTACCGACGGGCTGACCCGGGTAGCCCTGGACTCGGCGACTCCAGTGGCGCACGGGGTGCTCACCGTCGATGAGATTTCCCAGGCGCGGGCCCGGGCGGGCTTGCCGGACTCGGTCGAGGACAAGGGCTGGGATGCGACCGTCGCGGCGCTCGACGCCGCGCTGGTGATCCGGACGGTCCGCGGCTGA
- the rplT gene encoding 50S ribosomal protein L20 — protein MARVKRAVNAHKKRRAVLESASGYRGQRSRLYRKAKEQMLHSMQYAYRDRKQRKSDFRRLWITRINAGARANGITYNRLIQGLKLAGVEVDRKILADLAVHDAAAFSALATTAREAVAANGDNGAATQVGNA, from the coding sequence ATGGCACGCGTCAAGCGGGCAGTCAACGCACATAAGAAGCGCCGCGCGGTCCTGGAGAGCGCCAGCGGCTACCGCGGCCAACGCTCCCGCCTGTACCGCAAGGCCAAGGAGCAGATGCTGCACTCGATGCAGTACGCCTACCGGGACCGCAAGCAGCGCAAGAGCGACTTTCGGCGGCTCTGGATCACCCGGATCAACGCCGGCGCGCGCGCCAATGGGATCACCTACAACCGGCTGATCCAGGGGCTGAAGCTTGCGGGGGTGGAGGTCGACCGCAAGATCCTCGCGGATCTGGCGGTGCATGACGCGGCCGCGTTCAGCGCGCTCGCCACGACCGCCCGGGAGGCGGTCGCCGCCAACGGTGACAATGGCGCGGCCACGCAGGTCGGTAACGCCTGA
- a CDS encoding TrmH family RNA methyltransferase yields MVAAARLRRRRERDATGRFLAEGPQAVREALSSGAAREVFATAEVGRRHPELLTLAGQQQVPVSAVTDDAVAALAETVAPQGVVALCRRVDWRLAELVAAPLRLVAVLAEIRDPGNAGTVLRTADAAGADAVVFAGAAVDPYNGKCVRASAGSLFHLPVARADSAAAVAGLRAAGLRILAATGGGEADLDELLDAGGLTTPTAWLFGSEAHGLPADLLDTADARVRVPIHGRAESLNLGAAAAVCLYASARALRQREQLG; encoded by the coding sequence ATCGTCGCGGCGGCGCGGCTGCGCCGCCGGCGGGAACGCGACGCGACCGGCCGTTTCCTGGCGGAGGGGCCACAGGCGGTTCGCGAGGCGCTGAGCAGCGGGGCGGCCCGGGAGGTGTTCGCGACCGCCGAGGTGGGGCGCCGCCATCCAGAGCTGCTGACCCTCGCGGGGCAGCAGCAGGTGCCGGTGTCGGCGGTGACCGACGACGCGGTCGCGGCGCTTGCCGAGACGGTCGCGCCGCAGGGGGTGGTGGCGCTCTGCCGCCGGGTCGACTGGCGGTTGGCGGAGCTCGTGGCGGCGCCGCTCCGGCTGGTGGCGGTGTTGGCCGAGATCCGTGATCCGGGCAACGCGGGCACCGTGCTCCGCACCGCCGACGCCGCCGGCGCCGACGCGGTGGTCTTCGCTGGTGCAGCGGTCGACCCGTACAACGGCAAGTGTGTCCGGGCCTCCGCCGGCAGCCTCTTCCACCTGCCGGTGGCACGCGCGGACTCGGCGGCCGCCGTGGCCGGCCTGCGGGCGGCGGGGCTGCGGATCCTCGCCGCGACCGGCGGCGGCGAGGCCGATCTGGACGAACTGCTCGACGCCGGGGGGCTCACCACGCCCACCGCATGGCTGTTCGGGTCCGAGGCGCACGGCTTGCCGGCCGACCTGCTCGACACCGCCGATGCCCGGGTCCGGGTGCCGATCCACGGTCGGGCCGAGAGCCTGAACCTGGGTGCGGCGGCGGCGGTGTGCCTGTACGCTTCAGCCAGAGCGTTACGTCAGAGGGAGCAACTCGGATGA
- the pheS gene encoding phenylalanine--tRNA ligase subunit alpha: MTYRNDPYDPKQVALLDPAALDQAVTAAEKAFAAAADPDALAAIRHQHLGDRAPVSLARREIGALPPAAKSEAGKRVNAVRAAIQAAYDSRLGQLRIEEQRRVLAEERVDVTLPTDRSPRGARHPLTTLTERIEDLFVGMGYEVAEGPEAELDWYAFDALNIGPDHPTRTMMDTFYLAAAGTGAGQSGLVLRPHTSSVQVRTMLTRTPPIYVICPGRTYRTDELDATHTPVFHQVEGLVIDRGITMAHLKGTLDHFVRGMFGPEATTRLRPSYFPFTEPSAEMDLWFPQHRDGPRWVEWGGCGMVNPRVLRACGVDPSEYSGFAFGMGIERTLMFRHGVSDMRDMIEGDIRFARAFGMEV; this comes from the coding sequence ATGACGTACCGTAACGATCCTTATGATCCGAAGCAGGTGGCGCTGCTCGACCCGGCCGCCCTCGACCAAGCGGTGACCGCCGCCGAGAAGGCGTTCGCGGCCGCCGCCGACCCCGACGCACTCGCCGCCATCAGACATCAGCATCTCGGCGACCGGGCACCGGTCTCGCTGGCCCGGCGAGAGATCGGCGCGCTGCCCCCGGCGGCGAAGTCCGAGGCCGGCAAGCGGGTCAACGCCGTGCGGGCGGCGATCCAGGCCGCCTACGACAGCCGGCTCGGCCAGCTGCGCATCGAGGAGCAGCGGCGGGTGCTGGCCGAGGAGCGGGTGGATGTCACGCTGCCCACCGACCGGTCACCGCGCGGAGCCCGGCATCCGCTGACCACGCTCACCGAGCGGATCGAGGACCTGTTCGTCGGGATGGGTTACGAGGTTGCCGAGGGGCCGGAGGCCGAGCTGGACTGGTACGCCTTTGACGCGCTCAACATCGGGCCGGACCACCCCACCCGGACCATGATGGACACGTTCTACCTGGCCGCAGCGGGCACCGGCGCCGGCCAGTCCGGGCTGGTGCTGCGACCGCACACCTCCTCGGTGCAGGTCCGCACCATGCTCACCCGGACCCCGCCGATCTATGTGATCTGTCCCGGGCGGACCTACCGCACCGATGAGTTGGATGCCACCCACACCCCGGTCTTTCATCAGGTCGAGGGGCTGGTGATCGACCGGGGCATCACTATGGCCCACCTTAAGGGGACCCTGGACCACTTTGTCCGGGGCATGTTCGGACCCGAGGCCACCACCCGGCTCCGGCCGTCGTACTTCCCGTTCACCGAACCGTCGGCGGAGATGGACCTGTGGTTCCCGCAGCACCGGGATGGCCCCCGGTGGGTCGAGTGGGGAGGCTGCGGCATGGTCAATCCGCGGGTGCTGCGCGCGTGCGGGGTCGACCCTTCGGAGTACTCCGGGTTCGCCTTCGGGATGGGGATCGAGCGCACCCTGATGTTCCGGCACGGGGTCAGCGACATGCGGGACATGATCGAGGGCGACATCCGGTTCGCCCGCGCGTTCGGGATGGAGGTCTAG
- the infC gene encoding translation initiation factor IF-3: protein MNDQIRAREVRLVGPEGEQVGIVPLERALQLAQDVDLDLVEVAPMARPPVCKLMDFGKFKYESALKAREARRNQQQTVIKEMKLRPKIDTNDYETKKGHVVRFLRAGDKVKVTIMFRGREQSRPELGLRLLRRLSDEVEELGFVEAAPKQDGRNMIMVLAPHRGGKTAGKE from the coding sequence ATCAACGACCAGATTCGGGCACGGGAAGTCCGGTTGGTCGGCCCAGAAGGCGAGCAGGTGGGCATTGTTCCACTCGAGCGCGCGCTGCAGCTGGCCCAGGACGTCGATCTGGACCTGGTCGAGGTTGCGCCGATGGCACGCCCACCGGTGTGCAAACTCATGGACTTCGGCAAGTTCAAGTATGAGAGCGCGCTGAAGGCCCGAGAGGCCCGGCGCAACCAGCAGCAGACCGTCATCAAAGAGATGAAGCTCCGCCCGAAGATCGACACCAATGACTACGAGACCAAGAAAGGTCACGTCGTGCGGTTCCTGCGGGCCGGCGACAAGGTCAAGGTGACGATCATGTTCCGGGGTCGGGAGCAGAGCCGTCCGGAGCTGGGGCTCCGACTGCTGCGCCGGCTCTCGGACGAGGTGGAGGAACTAGGTTTCGTGGAGGCCGCCCCGAAGCAGGACGGCCGAAACATGATTATGGTGCTCGCGCCCCATCGTGGGGGTAAGACCGCGGGCAAGGAGTAG
- the hisG gene encoding ATP phosphoribosyltransferase produces MLRIAVPNKGRLAGAAAQMLREAGYRQRPSDSDLVCRDEPNQVEFFYLRPHDIATYVGSGDLQLGITGRDLLVDAGGPAVELLDLGFGGATFRFAARPETITDPAKLPGHRIATSYPGIVRGYLAEHGLDAEVIRLDGAVENAIGLGVAEVIADVVQTGATLRQAGLAPFGEPILESAAILIGGPDRPVDGGVTQLQRRLQGVLVARSYVMLAYDVHAETLDAACQLTPGIESPTISPLHREGWVAVQSMVRRAEVHRIMDELYDLGARAILVTDIHACRL; encoded by the coding sequence ATGTTGCGTATCGCCGTGCCCAACAAGGGCAGACTCGCCGGCGCGGCGGCCCAGATGTTGCGGGAGGCCGGTTACCGGCAGCGCCCGAGCGACAGCGATCTGGTCTGTCGGGACGAGCCCAACCAGGTCGAGTTCTTCTACCTGCGCCCGCACGATATCGCCACCTACGTGGGCTCGGGTGATCTGCAGCTCGGCATCACCGGCCGGGATCTGCTGGTGGACGCCGGTGGTCCCGCGGTCGAACTGCTCGACCTGGGTTTCGGCGGCGCCACCTTCCGATTCGCGGCCCGGCCGGAGACCATCACCGACCCGGCGAAGTTGCCGGGGCACCGAATCGCCACCTCCTACCCGGGCATCGTCCGGGGCTACCTCGCCGAGCATGGGCTGGATGCCGAGGTGATCCGGCTGGACGGGGCGGTGGAGAACGCGATCGGGCTGGGTGTCGCCGAGGTGATCGCCGATGTGGTGCAGACCGGGGCGACGCTGCGGCAGGCCGGGCTGGCGCCGTTCGGGGAGCCGATCCTGGAGTCGGCGGCGATCCTGATCGGTGGCCCGGACCGGCCCGTCGATGGCGGTGTCACCCAGTTGCAGCGCCGGTTGCAGGGGGTGCTCGTCGCCCGGAGCTACGTCATGCTCGCCTATGACGTCCACGCGGAGACGCTCGACGCGGCGTGCCAGCTGACGCCGGGGATCGAATCGCCCACCATCTCGCCGCTGCACCGGGAGGGCTGGGTGGCGGTGCAGTCGATGGTCCGCCGGGCCGAGGTGCACCGGATCATGGATGAGCTCTATGACCTGGGTGCGCGGGCGATCCTGGTGACCGACATCCACGCCTGCCGGCTGTGA
- the rpmI gene encoding 50S ribosomal protein L35 has translation MPKMKSHTGMGKRVRVTGRGKLVKQQANRVHKLEVKSSRRKRRLAGTDPVSRADAKRVKKLLGR, from the coding sequence GTGCCGAAGATGAAGAGCCATACCGGCATGGGTAAGCGGGTCCGGGTGACCGGCCGCGGCAAGCTCGTCAAGCAGCAGGCCAACCGGGTGCACAAGCTGGAGGTCAAGTCCTCCCGTCGTAAGCGTCGGCTCGCGGGCACCGACCCGGTTTCCCGGGCGGATGCGAAGCGAGTCAAGAAGCTGCTGGGCCGCTGA
- a CDS encoding bifunctional 3,4-dihydroxy-2-butanone-4-phosphate synthase/GTP cyclohydrolase II, whose translation MVSPAIGAAGRVEAAVAALRAGRPIIVVDNEDRENEGDLIFAAEHATPELVAFMVRYSSGYLCVPMPGAECDRLELPPMYHTNQDRRGTAYRVTVDAREGIGTGISATDRAHTIRLLADPASAAVDFARPGHVVPLRAEDGGVLRRPGHTEATIDLLRMANLRPVGVLAEVVSQQSAGEMARRPELEEFAAEHGLCLVSIAELVAYRRRHEQQVQRIAQTRLPTGHGVFQAIGYRAEYDSAEHVAMVFGDLGDGEDVLVRVHSECLTGDVLGSLRCDCGRQLEAALARVAAQGRGVVLYLRGHEGRGIGLLHKLQAYQLQDDGRDTVDANLDLGLPADARDYGTGAQILADLGVRTMRLLTNNPAKRAALEGYGLKIVGRETLPVRPHPESLAYLRTKRDRMGHLIDGLDGLDGVEAAAEGLS comes from the coding sequence CCGCCGAGCACGCCACGCCGGAGCTGGTCGCGTTCATGGTGCGGTACTCCTCCGGCTACCTCTGCGTACCGATGCCGGGGGCGGAGTGCGACCGGCTGGAGCTGCCCCCGATGTACCACACCAACCAGGACCGCCGCGGCACCGCCTACCGGGTGACGGTGGACGCGCGCGAGGGCATCGGCACCGGGATCTCCGCGACCGACCGGGCGCACACCATCCGGTTGCTAGCGGACCCGGCCTCGGCGGCGGTGGACTTCGCCCGGCCCGGGCATGTGGTGCCGCTGCGCGCCGAGGATGGTGGGGTGCTGCGCCGGCCGGGGCACACCGAGGCCACCATCGACCTGTTGCGGATGGCCAACCTGCGCCCGGTGGGTGTGTTGGCCGAGGTGGTGTCGCAACAGTCGGCCGGTGAGATGGCGCGTCGACCGGAGTTGGAGGAGTTCGCGGCCGAACACGGGCTGTGCCTGGTCAGCATCGCCGAACTGGTGGCCTACCGCCGCCGGCACGAGCAGCAGGTGCAGCGGATCGCGCAGACCCGGCTGCCCACCGGTCATGGGGTGTTCCAGGCGATCGGCTACCGGGCGGAGTACGACTCGGCCGAGCACGTCGCGATGGTCTTCGGGGATCTGGGTGACGGCGAGGATGTGCTGGTTCGGGTGCACTCCGAATGCCTGACCGGCGACGTGCTGGGGTCGTTGCGGTGTGACTGCGGCCGGCAGCTGGAGGCAGCGCTGGCCAGGGTCGCCGCCCAGGGCCGGGGAGTGGTGCTCTACCTGCGCGGCCACGAGGGCCGGGGGATCGGCTTGCTGCACAAGTTGCAGGCGTACCAGTTGCAGGACGATGGCCGGGACACCGTGGACGCGAACCTGGACCTGGGGTTGCCGGCCGATGCCCGCGACTACGGCACGGGTGCGCAGATCCTGGCCGACCTGGGGGTGCGGACCATGCGGCTGCTGACGAACAATCCCGCGAAGCGGGCGGCGTTGGAGGGCTACGGGTTGAAGATTGTCGGCCGGGAGACGCTGCCGGTGCGGCCGCACCCCGAGAGCTTGGCGTACCTGCGTACCAAGCGCGACCGGATGGGCCATCTGATCGATGGCCTCGATGGCCTCGATGGGGTCGAGGCGGCTGCGGAGGGGTTGTCGTGA
- a CDS encoding cupin domain-containing protein, protein MPPVEIKRFDQPDETRPFEGNGWADVVNVADHPVAAGHFEPGWRWSKNVKPIAGTDSCQVSHLGYCLAGQMRVYMDDGSEQDVTAGTVVAIPPGHDAEVIGDEACILLDFGEVADYARR, encoded by the coding sequence ATGCCACCGGTCGAGATCAAGCGGTTCGACCAACCCGACGAGACCCGCCCTTTCGAGGGCAACGGCTGGGCCGACGTGGTCAACGTCGCTGACCATCCGGTCGCCGCCGGCCACTTCGAGCCGGGTTGGCGGTGGTCGAAGAACGTCAAGCCGATCGCCGGCACCGACTCCTGCCAGGTGTCGCACCTTGGCTACTGCCTCGCCGGCCAGATGCGGGTCTATATGGATGACGGGTCCGAGCAGGATGTCACCGCCGGTACGGTGGTGGCGATCCCGCCCGGCCACGACGCCGAGGTGATCGGCGACGAGGCCTGCATCCTGCTCGACTTCGGCGAGGTCGCCGACTACGCCCGGCGCTGA